A stretch of the Acyrthosiphon pisum isolate AL4f chromosome A2, pea_aphid_22Mar2018_4r6ur, whole genome shotgun sequence genome encodes the following:
- the LOC107883004 gene encoding mast cell protease 1-like produces MSISIILLLLIIVVLFENISTFHLPNGLIYNGTIFKSEDYPYVMYLRIFYTPVMKDYTKCTGTLVKKMFILTAAHCCHEKNKSLIHVYQGSPKVNPKIHKVVKMTQHPDYDPIKYPFGPRGDICVLQLEKAFPNIKTFSKIGGSPKDFKKGKLNCTMIGFGQTGDKTTSGESGYIMTNNVAYGPTACKLHETEEIQNSWEQYLCLEPNGYATPCRGDSGGPMICNGMQYGVCSYGYSYTNGPEECGSPGQQEIYSFINAHKRWLNNIIEPKKNKKKKKRSSGNFLKLHPTCMHIILLILLYNIMLTFI; encoded by the exons ATGTCAATTTCAatcattttattacttttaattattgtggtattatttgaaaatatctcAACTTTTCACTTACCTAATGGACTTATATACAACGGCACAATATTTAAATCCGAAGATTATCCGTACGTAATGTAtcttagaattttttatacacccGTTATGAAAGACTATACAAAGTGCACAGGTACattagtgaaaaaaatgttcatactgACAGCTGCTCACTGTtgtcatgaaaaaaataaaagtttaatacat gtatatcaaGGATCGCCTAAAGTGAACCCTAAGATTCACAAGGTTGTCAAAATGACTCAACACCCGGATTATGATCCAATTAAATATCCTTTTGGCCCACGGGGAGACATTTGTGTGTTACAA ctaGAAAAAGCATTTCCGAATATCAAGACTTTTTCGAAAATTGGAGGCTCGcctaaagattttaaaaaaggaAAGTTGAATTGTACAATGATTGGATTTGGTCAGACTGGAGATAAAACAACGTCAGGTGAATCAGGATATATAATGACCAATAATGTAGCATATGGTCCAACAGCTTGTAAATTACACGAAAC tgaAGAAATACAAAATTCATGGGAACAATATTTATGTCTGGAACCAAACGGCTATGCAACGCCATGTAGAGGGGATAGTGGAGGTCCGATGATTTGCAACGGAATGCAATATGGAGTATGCAGCTATGGATATTCCTATACTAATGGACCAGAAGAATGTGGCTCTCCTGGCCAGCAGGAAATTTACTCGTTCATAAATGCTCATAAACGctggttaaataatataatagaaccaaagaaaaataaaaagaagaagaaaCGGAGTTCTGGGAATTTTCTTAAGCTACATCCTACATGtatgcatataattttattaatattactgtataatattatgttgacttttatttaa
- the LOC100168330 gene encoding zinc finger MYM-type protein 1-like: MALKRVKASGACNRKEAKKKKEKLNEVIKKTNKINTMFKQREEHSENHGSLDNVDHNINEPPSVEAVVTSEEHDINYSEVLEIPGEPPSVEAVVTSEEHDINYSEVLEIPGEPPSVEAVVTSEEHDINYSEVLEIPGEPPSVEAVVTSEEHDINYSEVLEIPGSDPAEWKINSCTIDYICKNGFSQNLDSSFSQSKRIYQSVRRGSFRNINRYVNKSFFETVLVNGKKCPRKYLVYSQSKGSVFCVPCYLFNNTSAFSKNGFSDWKRPKSIDKHENSLSHKTCVVKMKNRSSELNNVNEVLTFQLETEKIYWKNVLTRVCAVVKSLSSRGLPFRGDNENIGSLHNGNFLMCLEMIAEFDPFLANHLANYGNPGKGYTSYLSHSTYEQFIKLMATKVQNQIVEEVINAQYFSIVIDSTPDIAHVDQLSFILRYVNNKGLPVERFLCFLENVGHKSQCMADTVFSILKKYNIDIAYLRGQSYDNAKNMSGIYSGLQARIKEVSPLADFVPCSAHSLNLVGSCAASCLKSTLKNLSETRWSAREDACKAINQNWDSVKQSLCDISENINEKSITQNEARGLLRLMNRFEVTFMSLFWGDLLQRFNVVSKHLQSVNIDVCKVCDQYEALIKYVVNLRSDEMFQHYEVLAMKKCSDNCYETIYKRKKKRTKHHDETASIIKNEINLTGSLEFKVNTYLVICDSIIKELTSRKLAYDNVITKYSFFLRLTKIKPSEVRVSAEHLYSMYTKDLDVTFINECVHFQSYIQSMKNSPSTIIDMSSMLKIEGLEDIYPYM, from the exons ATGGCGCTAAAAAGAGTCAAAGCTAGTGGTGCCTGCAATCGTAAGGAGGCAAAAAAAAAGAAGGAAAAACTTAatgaagttataaaaaaaacaaacaaaataaataccatgTTTAAACAAAGAGAAGAGCATAGTGAGAACCATGGTAGCTTGGACAATGTTGATCACAATATAAA tgaGCCTCCCTCAGTTGAAGCTGTTGTTACAAGTGAAGAACATGATATTAATTACTCTGAAGTGTTAGAAATACCAGG TGAGCCTCCCTCAGTTGAAGCTGTTGTTACAAGTGAAGAACATGATATTAATTACTCTGAAGTGTTAGAAATACCAgg TGAGCCTCCCTCAGTTGAAGCTGTTGTTACAAGTGAAGAACATGATATTAATTACTCTGAAGTGTTAGAAATACCAGG TGAGCCTCCCTCAGTTGAAGCTGTTGTTACAAGTGAAGAGCATGATATTAATTACTCTGAAGTGTTAGAAATACCagg GTCAGATCCAGCTGAAtggaaaataaattcatgtacTATTGATTACATATGTAAAAATGGATTTAGCCAAAATTTAGATTCTAGTTTTAGTCAATCCAAACGAATTTACCAGTCAGTTCGTAGAGGTTCATTCAGAAATATCAACCGTTatgtaaataaaagtttttttgaaacAGTTTTAGTCAATGGTAAGAAATGTCCAAGAAAATATCTAGTTTATTCACAATCTAAGGGTTCAGTTTTTTGTGTTCCttgctatttatttaataatacttctgcattttcaaaaaatggttTCTCGGATTGGAAAAGGCCAAAATCAATAGACAAACATGAAAATTCACTTTCACACAAAACATGTgtggtaaaaatgaaaaatagatCTTCTGAATTGAACAATGTTAATGAAGTGCTTACATTTCAATtagaaacagaaaaaatatattggaaaaatGTGCTCACAAGAGTTTGTGCTGTTGTCAAATCGTTATCTAGTCGAGGTTTACCTTTTAGAGGTGACAATGAGAATATTGGTTCGCTGCACAATGGAAATTTTTTGATGTGCCTTGAAATGATCGCAGAATTTGATCCTTTTTTGGCTAATCATTTGGCAAACTATGGTAATCCTGGGAAAGGTTATACTTCTTACTTGTCTCATTCAACATATGAACAATTTATCAAGTTAATGGCGACTAAGGTTCAAAATCAAATAGTTGAAGAAGTCATTAATGCGCAATATTTCTCCATTGTTATAGATTCAACTCCAGATATTGCACATGTTGATCAACTATCTTTTATACTAAGGTATGTTAACAACAAAGGTTTACCTGTAGaaagatttttatgttttttagaaaatgttggaCATAAATCTCAGTGCATGGCTGATACTGTGTTttctatcttaaaaaaatataatattgatattgcaTATTTGAGGGGTCAATCATATGACAACGCAAAGAATATGTCTGGTATTTACTCGGGTCTCCAGGCTAGAATTAAAGAAGTTTCCCCATTGGCTGACTTTGTACCATGTTCAGCCCATTCCCTCAATTTAGTAGGGTCATGTGCAGCAAGTTGCT TAAAATCTACATTGAAAAATCTTTCCGAAACAAGATGGTCCGCTCGGGAAGATGCATGTAAAGCTATAAACCAAAATTGGGATAGTGTTAAACAAAGTCTATGCGACatatcagaaaatataaatgaaaaatctaTCACTCAAAATGAAGCTCGTGGTTTACTTAGATTAATGAACCGTTTTGAAGTTACATTTATGTCTCTATTTTGGGGTGATTTACTTCAACGATTTAATGTGGTTAGTAAACATCTACAATCAGTCAATATTGATGTATGTAAAGTGTGTGATCAATATGaagcattgattaaatatgttGTAAATCTCCGTTCTGATGAAATGTTTCAACATTATGAAGTACTAGCAATGAAAAAATGTTCTGATAATTGTTACGAAACTATTtacaaacgtaaaaaaaaaaggacaaAACATCATGATGAAACagctagtattattaaaaatgaaatcaatttAACAGGTAGTTTGGAATTCAAAGTAAACACATATTTAGTGATTTGTGATTCTATAATAAAAGAATTAACAAGTCGAAAGTTAGCTTACGATAATGTCATAACaaagtatagtttttttttaagactcaCAAAGATAAAACCATCAGAAGTACGTGTTTCAGCTGAACATTTGTACTCAATGTATACAAAAGATTTGGATGTAACATTTATTAACGAATGTGTTCATTTTCAAAGTTATATTCAAAGTATGAAAAATTCTCCATCAACTATAATTGATATGAGTTCTATGTTAAAAATAGAAGGTTTAGAAGACATTTACCCGTAT ATGTAA